The Candidatus Tumulicola sp. DNA window GCGATCAAGATCGACCGGCTCTTCGTGCACGGCCTGCCGGACGAGCACGACGACTGCGCCATTGTGAGATTGATCATCGCGTTGTGCATTAGTCTCGGGCGCGAGGTGATCGCCGAAGGCGTCGAAACCGAAGAGCAGGCGCGCTGGCTGACGGAGAACGGCTGCTCTGTCGGCCAGGGCTACTTGTTCGGCAGACCGGTCCCGGCAACGCAATTCTCCCGTCCGGTTTAGCCCCGGCTCTTTTCTACCCGAACGAGATGCCGGCTTTTTGCACTTCCTGATAGGGCAGCATCCACACGAGCGACTCGTCGTGTAAGTCCACGACTTGGATGCGGTTGCCGAACGGGTCGTGGAAGTCGCAGCGGAAGCCGGGGATCAGCTTGATGCCGTATTTCTTGGTGAGCTTGTCGCGGACTTCGGCGATCTGCCGCTCGTCGCGCACGAGGAGGCCGAAGTGGCGCGTGCGGTCCGGCTGCATGCTTTTGACTTCGAACATGGCGAGAAACTGATGCGCGCCGAGCTGGAAGAAGGCGTCGCCCTCTCCCTCGTCCTGCTTCCGGAGATTGAACACGTCTTCGTAAAAGGCGACCGCCTTCTCGATGTCGGTCACCTCGATGGCGATGTGGTTGCAACCGTACACATGGACGCTCATGGCTCTTCTCCCCCGGCTCCCGACTACCGTGAAGCTAGTCGGGCGGCGCTTCCCAGACCAGTTCGGCGATGACGAACACCAATTGGATGTCCTTTTGCTCGAGCGGGGCCGGAGGCGGCTTAAGCCGCCTCACCTCGCCCGATATCACGCAGATCGAGTCGTTCAGGAATCGATACTTCTCGTGGCTCGCGATGTGCCACGCGGCCCCGACCACTTGACGCCGCCCAGGTGGGTACGTGCGGCCGTACCCCTGGTAGTCCACCATGATGAGAGCGCCATCGTCGGTCTCGATGAAGCCTTGCATGTTCATGGCGAACGTCTGATCAGTGCGTCGTCGCGGATGATTGCCGGCTCGGAATCTCCCTGCGATGGTGCCCTCGCAGCGTCCTTCCGCGAAATAGTAATGATGCTCCTCAGTGCCGCCGGGAGCGGTCAGTTCGACGTCCCAACCGTCCGGATAGATGAAGCGCACCGTGTAGAGTGGTCGAAGCTGCATGTCGCCGCCCTCAGTCCGTTCGCTACGTAGGATTTGTCGAGCCGACGTTCAAATGCCCGCATCCCCCGCTTTAGCAGCTGTAAAAAGGAGATGCATTGGCCATGGCTGTCGCAACCGGTACTAAGGTCATCCCGATCATCAGCTCAGGCACCGCGGGCCCGCTTGGGGCCACGCATCTTCCGAGACTGTGGGCCAAGCTCACGCTCGGCAACCATACCGCGCTTCCCGAAGGGCACGATTATTGCGGTAAAGGGTTCGACCAGTTGACGATCTCCGATCTCGGCCTCGAGCGAGACAAAGTCATCGCATACGTGAAGACCAGCAAGCCGACGTACATCGAGTTCGAAGCCTGGGTGCGCACGAACGGCAAGACCGACAAAGAGACGATTCGAAAGCATAACGAGGCCGTTCTGGGTTACAAGCACGGCGACGAAACGGTCAAAGAGATCCAAAAAGAGATCGGGCTCAACGATCCCGGCGTGCGCGACGCGGTCACGCTGAACATCCTCGAGGATCTCAACGACCTCCACGCGCTCGTGACCCGCTGACGCAGAAAGAGGTTTTGGACCCATGTATATCTCCGTCGTGACCCTCTACGTCAACGATGTCGATCGGGCGATCGATTTCTACACCAAAAAGCTCGGCTGGGAAAAGACCATGGATGTGCCGATGGGAGAGGGCATGCGCTGGGCGACCGTGGCGCCAAAGGGCGCGCAGACCGCCTTCACGCTGACGAAGGGCGCCCCGGGCTGGTCGCCTGACAAGGTCGGCGGCTCCACCGGCATCGTCATCGAAGTCGACGACGTTTACCAAACCCACAAGCAGCTCAAGCAGAACGGCGTCGAGTTCAAGGAAGAGCCGCGGACGGAACCATGGGGCGGATACGCGGTATTCAAGGACTCGGAAGGCAACGAGCATGGGCTGCACTCGTCAGTGCCGGCAGGCGTCAGCACCAACTAGCGCCGCGCCGGACTCGCTGGAGTCGTCGCTACTTCACGATCGATACTTCGACGCGACGGTTCAGCGCCCGCCCTGCGTCCGTGGCGTTGTCGGCGACCGGACGCGTCAAACCGTAGCCCTTTGCCGTCAAGCGGTTCGCGGCGATGCCGTGCTGCGTCAGCCACGTCACGACGGAGTGTGCGCGAGCGAGCGAGAGCCCGAGATTGTATGCCGCGCCGCCTTGGTTATCGGTGTGCCCGGCGATGATCCAACGCGACGACGGCGCGCTCTTGACGAGTTGCAATATCTCGGTGAGCGACGCAAGACTATCAGGGCGCAGCTTTGCAGACGCCGTATCGAAATGGATGCCGTAGATCGCGACCGTTCCATTTTGCTGGATCTGCTGTTTCAGATCGGCAACCGTTTCTTTGTGCCGCTTCAATTGAAAGTGTGCCGTGCCGTGTTGCCCGGCCGGGAGATCGAGGAGCTGGACCGCGCTGTCATATCCCACCGCGCTTGCACCGACCGAGACCATGCCAGCCGGTACGCCGCGCAGCGTGCAGTAGCCGTCGTTGCCCGTCGTAGTTGTGATACCCGCGGCGAAAACGCTGGTTTTCGCGATCGGTTTTAGCGTTGCGGCATCGACGACATCGCACGAAATCGTGACGGCGTAGCGCCAGGGGCCCGGATTGACCACGATGCGCGCGAAGTCGACCGCGTAGCCGTCGGGTGCACCGGTGGTCGGATCGTCGAACAGCAGATTGACGGTGCCTGAACGCAGGATCGGCCAATACTCCGGCAGCAGCTGCAGCGTCAGGAGCTTGCCGATCGGCCCGGTTTGATTGAGCTGATTGATCGTGTCTTCGAAGTTCGGAATGCGCGTTCCGTTGAGCGTCACTTGGAAATGCGAATGGAACACCACCGGCTGAAAGTCGTCGAGGAACACCTGAAGGAAGACCTTGTGAATCGTGTTCGGCAGCGCGCCGACGGCGAGCGGGATCGCTTGCGGCAGGTTGTCGGGGCGATGGCTGCAGCCAGAGTAGCCGTCGGCTGGGCGCGTGTGGATGTATTGCTCGGTCACGCCGGTGCCCAGCATGCTGCGATCGGTTCCCGGCGCGGCGCCGGGCCGCGAAGCGCAAATCCACGGATGCGCCGGCGTCGATTCGCCTGAGAACGGCGTGAAGTGCGCCGGCCAGCCGAATCCAAGATTGTCGATCGAACCGGTTCGCACGACGAGCTCGGCCTCGCGCCCATTGACGACCCGATCGTACTGCTTTTCCCAACCCGGCGGAAGTCCGGGCGGCGGCGTTGGGATTGTCGCCGGGGGTGTGGGCGTCGCGGTTTGTACCGGCGACGCACTCTCGGTCGGTGAGGCTGTCGTGCCTTCCGTTGGCGATTCGGCCGGGGCGGGCGATCCGCTCTCCGCCGGCGACGCGGTCACCGCTGGTGCGGGAGAGATTTGCGCGACCACCGCCGATGGGCTAGCCGACGGCGTTTGCTCGCCGGTCTGGTTCGATTTCGCGCAGCCGGCTACGGCCGTCGCGACGATGAGGATGGCGAAAGCAGTAATGATCGACCGATTATACATCACTGAATCCCTTACATGCGAAGTATGGATAGGCCCATCCTGCCATGCGCTAACCCGGCCGAAAAGCCTACGGCGTTTGACTTCGAGAGTAGTTGGGTTTTATCCAAGGAGCCGTCGTAGGTCGAACCGAACAGAGGTAGTACCGTGCGACGACCGCGTTTGTCCCACGGCTTCTGATTTTATTGCTTGATTGTGATGTTCATTCTGCGGGGGCCGGAATAAAGCATCGACACGCTTATGAGGGAGCTTGACTTGAGAAGACTATTCCTAATCCTAGCGCTACTCGCGCTCGTCGCGGTGACCGTTCCGGCCACGTCCAAGGCGGCAGGCTTTACCTTCGGAAATGTTGAGGTGCAAGTTACGCTTGTAGGCACCTGCGGCGTGAGCAACAGTTCATTAAATTTCGGGCTGCAGGCATACAACCCGGGCTTCACCCCCGACATTCCCGGGGTGGGCAGCGTTGACGTCATCTGCTCGAGCGGCACAAGCTATTCCGTCGACCTTAGTCAGGGCGCGCACGCGGTTGGTTCACCGTCTCAACGGCGGTTGTACTTCAACAGCGGCGGGGTCGGCCCGCTGGCAGTAGACAACTTCATCAACTACGGTCTCTACAGCGATGTGGCGCACAACCACGTTTGGGGCCTTTGCTGCAACGGCTCGAGTATCGCCGGATTCATCGGTAACGGGGCGATTCAGCACCAACCCCTGTATGGCTTGATCCCGGCGGGCTCGATGACTGGTCAAGCGCCGGGCACGTATACGGACACGGTCATCGTCTTCGTCTCGTTCTAGACGGCCCCGGGGCGGGCGTGCCCGGCACGCCCGTTCGGTCGAAAGCCACCATGCGAAACGTCATAGCGCATCTTGGGACGCGACTGCTGATCTCGTGTGCAGCTGCGACTGCGGCGATTTGGCCGGCTTGCGCGCTCGCCGCCGGCTTGCAGATCATGCCGCTTCGCGCCACGCTCACTCCTTCCAATCTGACCGCGGCATTCACGTTGACCAACGGGACCGGGGCGCCGGTGCTCATGCAATTGCACGCCAAGCGCTGGACGCAAGACGGCGGCAAAGATCGGCTCGACGACACCGACGAGCTGCTAGCAGCGCCGCCGATCTTCAACATGGTGCAGGGCGCGACGCAAATCATCCGCGTCGGGTCGCGCCACCCGGTCGCGGACCCCGGGGAACGGACGTATCGGCTCATCATCGCGCAGGTGCCGACGAAAGTGAATAACGTCAGGGGCGTCAGTTTTGTGACGACCCTGAGCTTGCCGATCTTCGTGGAGCCTGCAACCGTGCTGCGCGGGCCGAGCCTCGAGTGGACGGCCAAGACGGTCGGTCGCAGCGAGATAAGTTTGCGTGTCGAGAACAAGGGCGACGAGCACGCACACATCGCTCGTTTGATCATTTATGGCGACATCGGCCGCACGCAGACGCTGTACGAATCTACACCGGGAGCCTACGTGCTGGCGGGCCAATGGAGCAGTTGGCGGGTCAACCCCACAAGGCCGCCGGCCGGCAGCGCCGTCATCATAGACGCCGTCCTGGACACCGGTGCAACTCTACGCGCAGTCGCTTCTCTCAGATAAGATGGTACGTCCGGCAGCATGGGCGTGTGCGCTCGCTCTCGCGCTGGCATTCGCACCATCGCCGGGGCGCAGCGCAGTCGATGCATCGTCGCCGCTCATCTGCGCGGTGACCGTCAACGGCAGCGCCGTGAGCCAGGGTGCGATCGTCTTAAAAGAGCCCGAAGGCACGCTGCTCGTCCGCTTCGACGATCTGCAATCATGGCGCGTGATCCCGCCGCGTAGCCGCATCGTCACGCGCGACGGCGCCGCGTACGTGCCGGTTACCTCAATTCCCGGATGGCGCGTCACGTTAGACGCTGCAAAGCTCATCCTGGACATCACGGTGCCCGTTGCGGAGCTGCTGCCCACCACCATTGACCTGTTTGGTTCCCGCGCATCTCCCCAAGCCGGCACGGGAGCGTTCTTCGACTACGACGTCCACGAGCACACGCAAGCCGGCACGCCGTCGACCTTGGGGGCGCTCTTTCAATTCGGGGTCTCAGGCGGCGGCAGCGTCGCCCTCGGGAGCCTCGCCGCCACGAATTTCGGCGGCCGTTTCCACACCATCCGCCTCGACACCACGTGGCAGCACGACTATGTCGATTGCCGCACGTCGCTGCGGATCGGCGATGCGCAAAGCGGCCTCAATGCCTTTGGCGGCGGCATCCATTTCACGGGCGTGCAACTCGCGACGAATTTCGGCACCGACCCGTATTTCCGGACGTTTCCGACGCCGAGCATCCAAGGATCGGCAAACCAGCCTTCGTTGGTCGACATCTACGTGAACAACGCGCTCGTAGCGAGCCAGAATGTCGGCGCCGGCCCCATCGCGCTCACGCAGCTGCCGGTCGTCACCGGGGCGGGCCAGGTGCAGTTGGTCGTCACCGACGTGCTTGGCCGGCGCCAGGTCGTGACCGAGCAATACTACGCAAGCCCGATGCTGCTCAAGCGCGGCCTCTCGGACTATTCGTACGAAGCCGGCTTCGAGCGGCGCAACTACGGCACCGCGTCCGGGGACTACGGCCCGTATGTGGTCTTGGGATCGGAGCGGCTCGGAATCAGCGACAGGCTGACTGGAGAAGCGCACGGCGAATTCTCCAAGGGACTGCATATGCTCTCGATCGGCGCCAACGTCGCGCTCGGCAGCGCGGGCGTGCTGAGTGCGGCCGCTGCCGAGAGCGGATCGGCTGCGGGAAACGGTTCAGGTTGGGTACTCGGCTACGATTACGCGGGCCGGGGCTTTGGGTTCGGCGGGCGCGTGCAGGTCGATAGCGATCGCTTCCGTCAAGTTGGTTACGAGACCAGCACACCGATCAAGCGTCAAGAACAGGCGCAGCTGTCGTTGCAGGTCGGCCGGCGAGCGGTCCTCACCGCCTCCTACACCGCGCAGGTCGCGGGAAACGACGTGTCGGTGAAAATCGGGACGATCAACATCTCCGAGCAGATCGGGAGGGCGAGCCTCGTGGTGCAGGGCCTCAAGCAACTCGGCAGCCCCGCGCCCCCGCTTGCCTCCGTCTTCTTTGTCCTGCCTATCGACTCGAGGCATTCGGCCACGGCGAGCATGCAATTGCAGGGGAATCAACGGGAGGAACAATTCGAATTCCAGCAGGGCCTCCCGCCGTCGGCTGTCGGGATGGGCTACCGCATCCGTACGCAGGAAGGCGAGACGCATCAGAGCGACGGCATGCTCACGTTCCAAGGCCAGGCGGGTTCGCTGACGCTTGAGTCTTCGAATTATGGTTTTGGGCAGTCGAATGACGTCGACGTGTCCGGCGCAGTCGCGCTGCTGGCCCGGCACGCATTTTTCACGCGTCAGATCACGGCCAGCTACGGTTTGGCCGAGGTGCCTGGCTACGCGGGCGTTCGCGTCTATGAGAACAACCAAGAGATCGGAAGGACGAATCGCTACGGCGTCGTCGGGTTGCCCACGCTGCTCCCCTACCAAGCCAATACGGTCGCGCTTGAAGCAAGAGACCTGCCGATCACGGCCAACGTTCAAAACGCGAAAATCATCGCCGTGCCATACTTCCGGAGCCCTGCAATCGTGCGTTTTGAAAGCCAGCCGCCCGGCGGCGCCTTGGTCCGCATCGTCGACGCGGACGGCAAGCCGCTCCCCGCGGGCGCCGTCTTAAAGTCGCTGAGCGGCTCGGGGGAATGGCCCGTCGCCGAGGACGGTCAAGTGTATCTTTTGGGTGTGCCGGGTGCCGAGATGCAGCTTGCGGCGATTGTCGGGGCATTGACATGTCATGTGACGATCAAGCTGCCGCGAGATCTGAGTCAAATCCCAAATCTCGGAACCGCCGTATGCCGCTGACCGATGGTGGAGATGAGGGGACTCGAACCCCTGACCCCTTACATGCGAAGCAAGTGCTCTACCAGCTGAGCTACATCCCCACGGGGTCCAAGAAGAAAGTTTACCATAGGGCGCACCCCCGGAGCAATGCGCGCGTTAGCCGCCGGGGTCCACCACCAGTATCTTTGTGACCGCCTTGATGAAACGGCCGCGGGTCGCGTCGCCCTGAACGACGAGCTCTGCGATTCCGTCTGCAGGCGCGCGGGCGTCCTCGATGTAGGCGAGCAGAATCGTCTTGCCGTTGAAGTCCGACTCGAACTCGGGAAACGCGACCAGCGCCGGCGATCCGCTCACTCCCCAAACGAGAGCGTATGCGCGCTTCGACGTGCTGAGGCCGCCCACGTCGCGCGGCTGCGCCAGCGCGATGACGTCGCGTAGCGTCGCGCCGGTGAAGGTGTGGAAGCGATTCCGGCCATCCGCGTCGGCGACGCGCAGCGTCAACGACGAGCGTTGAAGCCGCTGCAATTCCTTGAGCGTGAGCATGGTCGGCACGCCGACCGCACCGGCGATTTCGATGACGCTGCCGGGCGGCGCGTTCACATTGGTCGATGCGGGCTGCGTCATGGCGGGCACGGCCGTCGGATAGATCGCCGGCGTCGCTGTTTGGGGCGCCGCAACCGACGACCTCGGCGTCGGCAGCGCCGGTAAGGTCGTGACGGAAACCACTGGGCTTGGTTCTGCCGCGCGCGCGAATGCCGGAGTGCCATCGTGGGGCAGCGCGAAGCCGGCGGTCAGCCCGGCAAGAGCCGCTGCCGCGAAGAGTCCCGTGACGAGTCTGCTCATGGCGTTACCTCGTGGGAAGACGGGTTATGACGCAAAGCCGTGCGTCTTGAGCCAGCGGATCACGACGAAGCGCGAGCGCTCCGCGCAATCAGTATGGTTCGCTTCGATCAATTCGAAAGTCTTCGGCTCGCTTGCCTCGTCGAAGAGCAACCGCGTCGCAGACGGCGGAACGAGCGCGTCACTCGATGCGGCGACGACGAGCAACGGCTTCGGCGCGAGATCGGCGATTCGCGACGTGAACGTGTCCATGAGCTCGGTGATCTCTTTCGAGCTCGCGCCGTCGACGTAGGCCGCGCGGTTGGAAAGGCCGGAAAGAAGGCCTTCTCCGGAAAGATGTTGCGCGCGCCTCATCGCGGTGCTCATCGCGATGACGCCGGACACGAGCGGTGAGCGAAGGCCTATGCTGATCGCGACAGCGGCGCCCATGCTGTGGCCGCCGATGACGATGCGTCGGACATCCGGCATGGCTTTCGCGTACGCCACCACGTCGAGCGCGTTCACGATGAGGTCTGCAGCTTTCGCCAGCGGCAGCGAACTCGCACCCAGTTTGTGACCTTGAAAATCAAATGCCAGCACGACGTATCCTTCCGCGGCCAGATGATAGGCGAGCGGATCGACGTTGTGCTTGCCGGATGAATAGCCGTGGCAGAGGATGACGCACGTCGCCGCGCGGTTTGTGTGGTAGAGAAGTCCGCGTACGACGCCGTCGGCGCTGGTCACGGAGATCGGATCGATTCGAATGCCCGATAGGTCGCGGATGCGCACCATCGGGCTACTTCGTTGCCGATTGCCTTTGCAATGTCCTCGCGGCGGCAGCGCTGTCGCGAAAGATGACGACGCTACACGGATCCTGTCGAAACGTGAACGGGAAAGCGGAGATGATGTCAAGGCCGATAACGCCGCGGGCGCGCGTGCCGTCCGCGTTGAGCGGCAGCGACTCGCGTGTCGGCGCGGCGCTGACGGAGTTGAGGCGAAGGTCACCGATCTGGAGGGTGTCAAGGGCGTCGAAGCGGCTGCGCGATGCGTGCAAGTCGAGGGCAAAAACGCTGAGCTGTCCGTCGACGACGACGGGCAGAAACACCAGGCCGCCGCGGACCGAACAAGGCACAGCGGTCGAGTCAACTGCTGCCGGCCACAATTGCGGCGACGGCGGTACGGCGTTTGGAATGCGAGGCACCAAGGGAGGCGTAGTGTGGGAGATCCCGCGCGCATCCTCCGGCCGTGAGAAGGGAGGCTTCAGCGGCGCAAAGGTCTGGGGTGGCGAGGGCGCCGGCGTCATCGGCGGCATGTACGGACCCATGCCAGGTGGGAGATCGCCGCGCGCAGGCGGGGAAAAGGCGGCGACGGCTGCCCCGATGGAGATCGCGACGACCGCGAAGGCGACGCGCCCGCGCTTGATCACGGCGCGGGAGTTCGGGGAACGGACCTAAAGGTCCGTTGCTACGCCTACGGGGCCGGGGCCACCACCACCGAGCCGTTCTTCGAGTGCACCGTGATCTGCGCACCGCCACCGCCCACCGCAAGCGACAGCGCGTGGGGGCGCAAGAAGCGGATGTCCGCGGCGCTCGGATCAAAATAATTGGTGACGGTCCCACCGTCGCTCTGCGCGTCAACCGTCGCGCCGATGCCCGGTCGCAGCGTCACCTTCACGAGCCCTTGTCCTGAGAAGATCCGATACGCGCCGGCTCCGACGCCGTTGAAGGTCCAGTCGACGTCGCCGCGCAGATCGACCACCTCGGCGTGATCCAAGCCGGCCGACGACTGCATGGTCACGCGCCCAAAAGCCGTCTCGATGTGCACGTTGCCGGAAAAGCCGCGAACGTCGACGTTGCCGCTGATCGTGCGGACGAGCCCGTGACCGGTCACGTTGCGCAGCGTGACGTCGCCGCTGTCGCTGACGATCACGAAGGGACCCCCGACGCGATCGAGCGTCACCGGGCTCGCCCCTGCGTTGATGAGCAGCGCCTCGACGTGATTGGGCACCTCGACGTTCATGTCGCCGCCGGAATTTTCGAGCGCGATGCCGTGCGCGCCGTCGCGAACACCCGGCAGGTTGAAATTTCTCCCCGGCAGCGTGAAGAAGCGCGGGCCGGCCGAGCTGCGGTTGCGGCCCATCTGCCGCGGCAAGACGATGCGGCCGACGGCCTGGCGCGACACGTTGAAACGGGAGATCTGAACGCCCGGCGGATTGCCGGGCACACGAACGCCGCCGAAATCCCCAGGCGTGATCGTGATGGCGCCGCTGCCTTTCGAGTGGATGGTCACGACCGGTGGTCCGTCGGTGAGGCGTGCGAGGTCGGCGTTGGCGGAAACCAATACCGTGGTGACCGTGGCCGCGGCGGCGAGGAGACTTGCGAGGATCTGCGAGTGTTTCATGCTGATACAAAGGGCGGTGAGCTGCCCGCTCCCGCTCCCTTCACACTACCCTCAGCGGCGCGCTGCCACATGAACGCACCGTGAGCCGCGTGTGAGCGCGGTGTGAGAAGCCCGTGGGCGTTCACTGGGCGTCCCCCTCAGGATCGAGGGTCAGCGTCGGCAGGCGTACGGAGAACGTCGTCCCCCTGCCGACCTCGCTCTTGATGTCGATCTCACCGCCATGCGCGCGCACGATGTTGCGGACGACGGCCAGGCCCAGGCCCGTCCCTTCGACCGCCCGCGAGCGCGCGGGATCAGCCCGATAGAAACGATCGAAAACTTGCGGCATGGCGTCGCGCGGGATGCCTGGGCCGGTGTCGGCGACGTCAAGCAGCGCATGGGCGTTCTCGGAACGCATGGAGACCTGCACGCCGCCTGATTCCGTGAATTTGATCGCGTTTTCGGTGAGATTGGTGACGAGCTGGCGGAGCAATCCCGGCTCGCCCATGACGTACGCGTCGCCGTCGCACTCAGCGCGCAGCGACAGACCCTTCGCCTCGGCCTGCGGGCGCAACGCCGCGGTCGCGTCGGCCACGATCGGCCGGAGATTCGTGGGCTCGAGCGCGAGCGCGTGGAGGTTGTCGGTCTTGGCCAGCGTCAGCATCGCGTTGATGACCCTGGCCATGGACGCGCTCTCGCTGCGGATCGCTTCAAGCGCCTCTTTTCGGACGGTCTCGTCTTTATCGCCCCAGCGCAAGAGCATTTGCGCGTTGCCGTTGATGACCGTCAGCGGCGTCTTGAGTTCGTGCGATGCGTCGGATATGAAGCGCCGCTCTCGCGCGAATGCCGCTTCCAAGCGCGATAACATCTCGTCAAAGCGCGCCGCCAGTATGCCGAGCTCATCGGTGCGTCCCTGCCAATTCAACCGCTTCGTCAGATCGTCGCCGCCGATCTCTTGCGCCGAACGGGCGATTTCGTTGATGGGGCCGATCGCCGTGCGCGCGAGCCAAAAGCTCGCAGCAGCGATCAGCGCTATCGCAGCCAGATACGCCGCGATGAGCAACGTCGCAAACGTGGCCAGCGTCTGGCGGACAGAATCCAATGACTCGGCGACATACACCGTCGCCAGCGGCGCAGCGCCGCTGCGGATCACGTGCCAATGCGCCAGGACCGTGCCCACGGGGGTGTCGGCGATCCCCCAACTCCCGTTGACGCCCTCCGGAGGACTCCACGGGCGATAGCCGGTCGTCGGCAGGTCGTATCCGGCGAGATTGCTGCTCGCGCCGATGCGCGCGCCGCGCGCGTTGAAGGCCTCGATGTACAGCCCCGGTCCCGCGAGCGCGTCGAGTTGCGCCTCGTCGGACAACAGCGTCACCGCCGAGACCGGTCCAAAGGGCCCGTTGCTGCCGGCCCGCGCGATCGCCTCCACCTGCGCGGCGACGCCCTCCACGCGCAGCGCCGCCGACTTGAAGATCACGATGTCGGCGCCGTAGTAGACCACGCCTGCGAATACGGCCAAGAGCAGCGCGACCGCGCCGCCATACCAAACGATCAGGCGCCAGCGCAGGCTCTTGAAGAAGGGCAGGGTGCTCGCAGCGTCAGGCGCGGAGCGCGTAACCGACACCCCTGATCGTCTGGATCAACTTTTCGGCGGCGCCTTCGTCGACTTTGTTGCGCAAGTAGCGGATATAGACGTCGATGAGGTTGGATTCCCCGAGGAAATCCGAACCCCAGACGCTGTTGAAGATCTCGTCGCGAGTGTGCACTTTGTTCGGATACATCATGAGGAATTCAAGCAGCGAGAATTCTTTGGCGGTGAGGCTGACGTGCCTGCCGCCGCGCGTGACCTCATGCGTGTCGCGATTGAGCGACAAGTCTTTGAGCGCAAGCACGCGCTCGGACGGCTCGCGCTCGCGCAGCTGAACGCGGATGCGCGCCAGCAGTTCTTCGATGGAGAAGGGTTTGGTGAGGTAGTCGTTCGCGCCGGTGTCGAGGCCGGTGATGCGATCGGGGACCGCGTCCTTGGCGGTCAGCATGATGATCGGAACGGAGGAGTGTTTCCGCACGCGCCGGCACACTTCGAGTCCGTCGATGCGCGGCAGCAAGAGATCGAGGATGATCAGATCGGGGCCCTTGAGCGCGCGTTCGATGGCGCTTGCGCCATCGCCGCACACCTCCACCTCAAAGCCTTCATGCTCCAGCTCTAAGCGGAGCACTTTGGCGATTTGGACGTCGTCTTCGACGATGAGGATCTTGCGCTTGACGTTATCGGCAGGGTGCGCCTGCGTGAATGATTGCGACATTGCGGTGGTGCTCCTGTCGTTCCAACCGACGGGTGGTTAGCACTATAGACCTCAAGCATACCGGGGCACCCGGTGGACCGCATTAAGATAAGGTGAGATGTCCGCGAGAGCGCAGAACTTCCCCTTGTGTTGAGGCTTTTCGCGGGTATCGAGATCGATGACGCGGTTCGCACGCTTGCGGCCGACGCGATCGCAAAGCTGCAGACGTCGGCGCTGCCGGCGCGCTTCGAGCGTCCGGAAAAGATGCACGTCACGCTTGCGTTTTTGGGCCGCACGCCGCCCGAGAAACTGCGCGCAGTCGAGGAGGCCCTTGCGAACGCGGCAGCGGCGGAAGGGCGGTTTTCGCTGATGTTCGATCGCGTCGGCGCGTTCCCAAACGAACGCCGCCCGCGCGTGCTATGG harbors:
- a CDS encoding response regulator transcription factor, producing MSQSFTQAHPADNVKRKILIVEDDVQIAKVLRLELEHEGFEVEVCGDGASAIERALKGPDLIILDLLLPRIDGLEVCRRVRKHSSVPIIMLTAKDAVPDRITGLDTGANDYLTKPFSIEELLARIRVQLREREPSERVLALKDLSLNRDTHEVTRGGRHVSLTAKEFSLLEFLMMYPNKVHTRDEIFNSVWGSDFLGESNLIDVYIRYLRNKVDEGAAEKLIQTIRGVGYALRA
- a CDS encoding alpha/beta fold hydrolase, with the translated sequence MVRIRDLSGIRIDPISVTSADGVVRGLLYHTNRAATCVILCHGYSSGKHNVDPLAYHLAAEGYVVLAFDFQGHKLGASSLPLAKAADLIVNALDVVAYAKAMPDVRRIVIGGHSMGAAVAISIGLRSPLVSGVIAMSTAMRRAQHLSGEGLLSGLSNRAAYVDGASSKEITELMDTFTSRIADLAPKPLLVVAASSDALVPPSATRLLFDEASEPKTFELIEANHTDCAERSRFVVIRWLKTHGFAS
- a CDS encoding HAMP domain-containing sensor histidine kinase, which gives rise to MSVTRSAPDAASTLPFFKSLRWRLIVWYGGAVALLLAVFAGVVYYGADIVIFKSAALRVEGVAAQVEAIARAGSNGPFGPVSAVTLLSDEAQLDALAGPGLYIEAFNARGARIGASSNLAGYDLPTTGYRPWSPPEGVNGSWGIADTPVGTVLAHWHVIRSGAAPLATVYVAESLDSVRQTLATFATLLIAAYLAAIALIAAASFWLARTAIGPINEIARSAQEIGGDDLTKRLNWQGRTDELGILAARFDEMLSRLEAAFARERRFISDASHELKTPLTVINGNAQMLLRWGDKDETVRKEALEAIRSESASMARVINAMLTLAKTDNLHALALEPTNLRPIVADATAALRPQAEAKGLSLRAECDGDAYVMGEPGLLRQLVTNLTENAIKFTESGGVQVSMRSENAHALLDVADTGPGIPRDAMPQVFDRFYRADPARSRAVEGTGLGLAVVRNIVRAHGGEIDIKSEVGRGTTFSVRLPTLTLDPEGDAQ
- the thpR gene encoding RNA 2',3'-cyclic phosphodiesterase, giving the protein MLRLFAGIEIDDAVRTLAADAIAKLQTSALPARFERPEKMHVTLAFLGRTPPEKLRAVEEALANAAAAEGRFSLMFDRVGAFPNERRPRVLWLGCSRVDENFGACARRVRSAFATLGYDFDAEAVAHVTLCRARPPLRGTPQLQIEQGVRLDVEHLTLFESIPEGRTTRYETRARAPLRPA